From one Thermomicrobiales bacterium genomic stretch:
- a CDS encoding HAD family hydrolase yields MTSLAPRRPFYPQPRLILFDLDNTICDYRTARITRTRHAFSPWFQAEGDLEEAVHAAMQYPTEGDEHLAEVLADYGIDASGVAELARQRFVEDRFRGLRLFEEALDAIAVISEVASVGLVTNGPSTIQRAKIEMFRLEARFPVIVVSEEVGSWKPDPRIFAIALERSGHRPEDAIYVGDSADHDIPGARAAGMRSVWVNRWGMTWPGGEEPDASIATLDELLPLLGLATPAESGRS; encoded by the coding sequence ATGACATCACTGGCTCCACGCCGGCCGTTTTACCCCCAACCTCGGCTGATCCTCTTCGATCTCGACAATACCATCTGCGATTATCGCACCGCCCGGATCACGCGTACACGCCACGCGTTCAGCCCCTGGTTCCAGGCCGAGGGCGATCTGGAAGAGGCGGTCCACGCCGCGATGCAGTATCCGACCGAAGGGGACGAACACCTGGCCGAGGTGCTGGCCGATTACGGCATCGACGCATCAGGCGTCGCCGAGCTTGCCCGCCAGCGCTTTGTCGAGGATCGCTTTCGCGGCCTGAGGCTATTCGAGGAGGCGCTCGACGCGATCGCCGTCATCAGCGAGGTCGCCTCGGTCGGGCTGGTGACCAATGGCCCATCGACGATCCAGCGGGCCAAGATCGAGATGTTCCGACTGGAGGCGCGTTTCCCGGTCATCGTCGTCTCCGAGGAGGTCGGGTCCTGGAAACCGGACCCGCGTATCTTCGCGATTGCGCTGGAGCGCTCCGGCCATCGGCCCGAGGACGCAATCTACGTCGGCGACTCTGCCGACCACGACATCCCTGGCGCGCGAGCAGCCGGGATGCGATCGGTCTGGGTCAATCGCTGGGGGATGACCTGGCCCGGTGGCGAGGAGCCGGACGCGTCGATCGCGACGCTTGACGAGCTGCTGCCATTGCTTGGGCTCGCTACCCCGGCCGAATCTGGCAGGAGTTGA
- a CDS encoding polysaccharide deacetylase family protein, translating to MARALVLLLAVVAVVAVAYGSVGRRGGDATPTVVATQPAAAQGGQTPAGETPVSQPAETPVTSSAPLTPEQLQQYKPNELGQIPILEYHQIGPNPEQFVRTPDQMRGDLQWLYDHGFYVINISEILADRIDVPLGKKPVVLTFDDSPAGQFRLLRLDTGQYAIDPNCAVGIMETFFAAHPDFGRGGLFVVLPNMVFDWTTVAAEPDQQGLDQMKVQWLVANGYELSNHTRDHVSLGDLTNDQIMYQLAEANIEINKLAPDAPIRVVTLPFGIYPTGGDDTLLRGFDYNGQHFEWEAALLVGANPTVVPLSTEYDPYAMARIQAFDDELNKWFGVFEDNPGILYVSDGNPDTVTIPNDLHSWLVGTFDESKVHGRTVIRY from the coding sequence ATGGCCCGAGCACTCGTGCTGCTTCTCGCAGTCGTCGCGGTCGTGGCAGTGGCATATGGCAGCGTCGGTCGTCGTGGTGGTGACGCCACCCCGACAGTTGTGGCAACTCAACCAGCCGCCGCCCAGGGGGGGCAGACTCCCGCCGGGGAAACGCCGGTAAGCCAGCCTGCCGAAACTCCTGTGACGTCATCCGCGCCGCTGACGCCCGAACAGCTTCAGCAATACAAGCCAAACGAGCTGGGCCAGATCCCGATCCTCGAATACCACCAGATCGGCCCCAACCCCGAGCAATTCGTTCGCACTCCGGACCAGATGCGCGGGGATCTCCAGTGGCTCTACGACCACGGCTTCTACGTCATCAACATCAGCGAGATCCTCGCCGATCGGATCGACGTGCCGCTCGGCAAGAAGCCGGTCGTGCTGACGTTCGACGACAGCCCGGCCGGCCAGTTCCGGCTGTTGCGCCTGGACACTGGCCAGTACGCGATCGATCCGAACTGCGCCGTCGGCATCATGGAGACGTTCTTCGCCGCCCACCCCGACTTCGGCCGTGGCGGCCTGTTCGTCGTCCTGCCGAACATGGTGTTCGACTGGACGACGGTCGCAGCAGAGCCGGATCAGCAGGGCCTCGACCAGATGAAGGTACAGTGGCTCGTGGCCAACGGCTACGAGCTCAGCAATCACACGCGCGACCATGTCAGCCTCGGGGATCTGACGAACGACCAGATCATGTATCAGCTGGCCGAGGCAAACATCGAGATCAACAAGCTTGCGCCCGACGCGCCGATCCGCGTCGTGACACTGCCGTTCGGCATCTATCCTACGGGTGGTGACGACACGCTCCTGCGCGGATTCGATTACAACGGCCAGCACTTTGAATGGGAGGCGGCGCTTCTCGTCGGCGCTAATCCGACCGTGGTCCCCCTCAGCACCGAGTACGATCCATATGCGATGGCGCGGATCCAGGCGTTCGATGACGAGCTAAACAAGTGGTTCGGCGTGTTCGAGGACAACCCGGGGATACTGTATGTCTCCGACGGCAACCCGGACACCGTCACAATTCCCAATGACCTGCATTCATGGCTGGTCGGCACATTCGACGAATCAAAGGTTCACGGGCGTACGGTCATCCGGTACTGA
- a CDS encoding aminotransferase class V-fold PLP-dependent enzyme: MTNPIDAQMRRSEFPFTAEWAYLNTASYGPFPQRTVRAMQAWVAGIGDAPNYFETARPDTTADATRMMAALTGSSPDAIAWVPSLADGMNLLAHSIDYRPGDNVVLLDGEYPSVVYPFRALERHDVAVKLVPRDVAGRADLARIDAAIDDRTRAVAISYVEYIDGYRNDLEALGSLCRDRGVELFVDATQALGAQPIDVPALGATAIVSHCFKWLMAGFGLGVVVFAPGAVERLHVTYAGRLSVRRPFDDPEYALEWRDGAARFQTGGLNEAGMTALHASLSLVREVGSERSAAHAIGLLDRLAEGVTAAGYRVVSDLDPRHRSQIMTFTSDDQQKNDEVFRLLTEARVSVTQRPSGFRVAPYFFNTAADIDRLLEALPER, translated from the coding sequence GTGACAAATCCGATCGACGCGCAGATGCGACGTAGTGAGTTTCCGTTTACCGCGGAGTGGGCCTACCTCAACACCGCCTCGTATGGCCCATTCCCGCAGCGCACCGTGCGCGCAATGCAGGCGTGGGTGGCGGGGATTGGGGACGCACCCAACTACTTCGAGACCGCCCGCCCGGACACGACCGCCGACGCGACGCGCATGATGGCCGCGCTGACCGGCTCCTCGCCGGACGCGATTGCCTGGGTCCCGTCGCTTGCCGACGGCATGAACCTGCTGGCACATAGCATCGACTACCGGCCGGGGGACAACGTCGTCCTCCTCGATGGCGAATACCCCTCGGTCGTCTATCCGTTCCGCGCGCTCGAACGGCACGACGTGGCAGTGAAGCTCGTTCCTCGTGATGTCGCCGGCCGCGCCGATCTGGCCCGCATCGATGCTGCGATCGACGATCGCACCCGGGCCGTGGCGATCTCGTACGTTGAGTACATCGATGGCTATCGCAACGACCTGGAAGCGCTTGGCTCGCTGTGCCGCGACCGCGGCGTCGAGCTATTCGTCGACGCAACCCAGGCTCTTGGCGCACAGCCAATCGACGTCCCCGCTTTGGGCGCGACGGCGATCGTCTCCCACTGCTTCAAGTGGCTGATGGCCGGTTTTGGCCTCGGGGTCGTCGTGTTCGCGCCGGGAGCGGTCGAACGATTACACGTCACGTACGCGGGCCGCTTGTCTGTGCGCCGCCCGTTCGACGATCCGGAGTACGCGCTGGAATGGCGCGATGGCGCGGCACGCTTCCAGACCGGTGGGCTGAACGAGGCGGGCATGACCGCGTTGCACGCTTCGCTCTCCCTGGTGAGGGAGGTCGGCTCCGAACGCAGCGCAGCACACGCGATCGGGCTGCTCGATCGGCTGGCGGAGGGCGTCACGGCGGCCGGCTACCGGGTCGTCTCCGATCTGGACCCGAGGCATCGCTCGCAGATCATGACCTTCACGAGCGACGACCAGCAGAAGAACGATGAGGTGTTTCGGCTGCTGACGGAGGCGCGCGTGTCAGTGACGCAACGCCCCTCCGGGTTCCGCGTCGCGCCCTACTTTTTCAACACGGCTGCCGACATCGACCGGTTGCTTGAGGCGTTGCCCGAACGCTAG
- a CDS encoding PRC-barrel domain-containing protein gives MTIELGADIIGSDGAKLGVVDSIVIDPTGGEERAIIVRRGWFFPTDKIVPIDLVDHVDHGKVHVRLSTAEADQMMEYLDADYVMPPAGYYGAGGYMWPATPYIASDLMVDDEIHQRMPNAVMLSEGTMVVDKDEHEVGRITEIASDAQRRVQGFRVEQGFFRHHERYIPANLIERADDVVVHLSVDKSSLAEVTGAQTTDAGQSQG, from the coding sequence ATGACCATTGAGCTTGGGGCGGACATCATCGGGTCGGATGGCGCGAAGCTGGGCGTCGTGGATAGCATCGTGATCGACCCGACTGGTGGCGAGGAACGCGCGATTATCGTTCGGAGGGGCTGGTTCTTTCCGACCGACAAGATCGTGCCGATCGACCTGGTGGACCACGTCGACCATGGCAAGGTTCACGTCCGGCTATCGACCGCCGAAGCTGATCAGATGATGGAATACCTCGACGCCGACTATGTGATGCCGCCGGCCGGCTATTACGGAGCCGGTGGCTACATGTGGCCGGCGACCCCATACATCGCCAGCGATCTGATGGTGGACGACGAGATTCATCAGCGGATGCCGAACGCGGTCATGCTTTCCGAGGGCACGATGGTTGTCGATAAGGACGAACACGAGGTCGGGCGGATCACCGAGATCGCCAGCGACGCCCAGCGGCGTGTCCAGGGTTTCCGCGTGGAGCAAGGCTTCTTCCGGCATCACGAGCGCTACATTCCAGCGAACCTGATCGAGCGCGCCGACGATGTCGTCGTCCATCTCTCGGTAGACAAGAGCTCGCTGGCCGAGGTGACTGGCGCGCAGACCACCGACGCTGGCCAGAGCCAGGGCTAA
- a CDS encoding aminotransferase class V-fold PLP-dependent enzyme, with protein MAQTVDVQMFRDEFPMTGEWSYLNHAAYGPFPRRTVEAVKRWADEFSSPSEDFFSRRRSTPEETAELVAGLAGTRGDMVAWVPSLADGMNLLANGLTWKQGDNVLIPADEFPSVVYPFLNLQRFGVEIRVVPRNAEGRTDPRLIEAAMDDRTRALAISHVEYMDGFRNDLVALGGLCRERGIELFVDATQSLAAQPVDLVGTGVTAIASHGYKWLMAGFGVGVVIFAEDAIERIGVTYAGRLSVKSDYEDHDYALAWRDGAARFQTGGLNVLGLTALHASLSLITQAGPAWSAAHTLALTNRLAEGVDEKGYDVVSDMDPNHRSQILTFTSGDHVRDGQLVEELEKARVAVTLRGRGVRVSPYFYNTDEDIDRLLRALPLR; from the coding sequence GTGGCCCAGACTGTCGATGTCCAGATGTTTCGCGACGAGTTCCCGATGACCGGCGAGTGGTCGTATCTGAACCACGCTGCCTACGGGCCTTTCCCCCGTCGCACGGTTGAGGCGGTCAAGCGCTGGGCAGACGAGTTCTCCAGCCCGTCGGAGGATTTCTTCTCTCGCCGGCGGTCGACGCCGGAAGAGACAGCCGAGTTGGTGGCCGGGCTGGCCGGAACCCGCGGCGACATGGTTGCCTGGGTCCCGTCGCTGGCCGACGGGATGAACTTGCTGGCCAACGGCCTGACCTGGAAGCAGGGCGACAACGTCCTGATCCCGGCGGATGAGTTCCCCTCGGTCGTCTACCCGTTCCTCAATCTCCAGCGCTTCGGCGTCGAAATTCGCGTCGTCCCGCGCAACGCGGAGGGGCGGACCGATCCGCGACTGATCGAGGCGGCGATGGACGACCGCACTCGCGCCCTGGCGATCTCCCATGTCGAGTATATGGATGGCTTCCGGAATGATCTGGTCGCGCTCGGCGGGCTCTGTCGCGAGCGTGGGATCGAGCTGTTCGTCGACGCGACGCAGTCGTTGGCGGCCCAACCTGTCGATCTCGTCGGCACCGGGGTAACCGCGATTGCCTCGCATGGCTACAAGTGGCTGATGGCCGGCTTCGGTGTCGGGGTTGTCATCTTCGCGGAGGATGCGATCGAGCGAATCGGTGTTACCTACGCCGGCCGCCTGTCGGTGAAGTCCGACTACGAGGACCACGACTACGCGCTCGCCTGGCGCGATGGGGCGGCTCGCTTCCAGACCGGCGGCCTCAACGTGCTCGGCCTGACGGCGCTGCACGCGTCCCTCTCACTGATCACGCAGGCAGGGCCGGCCTGGTCGGCGGCTCATACGTTGGCACTGACCAACCGGCTGGCCGAGGGGGTGGACGAGAAGGGTTACGACGTCGTTTCGGACATGGACCCGAATCATCGTTCGCAGATTCTGACCTTCACCAGTGGCGACCACGTTCGCGATGGCCAGCTGGTCGAGGAGCTGGAGAAGGCCCGGGTTGCGGTCACCCTGCGTGGGCGGGGCGTCCGGGTCTCACCCTACTTCTACAATACCGACGAGGACATCGATCGTCTGCTGCGAGCGTTGCCGCTGCGCTGA